A genomic region of Microbacterium schleiferi contains the following coding sequences:
- the purL gene encoding phosphoribosylformylglycinamidine synthase subunit PurL has protein sequence MSTPNTPARAVADTAAPRGAAAADTVDNAVATPEREQPYGALGLKDDEYAQIREILGRRPTSGELAMYSVMWSEHCSYKSSKIYLRRFGQKVSDEMRERLMVGMGQNAGVVDIGEGWAVTFKVESHNHPSYIEPFQGAATGVGGIVRDIISMGARPVAVMDQLRFGAIDNPDTARVVHGVVSGISFYGNCLGLPNIGGETVFDSVYQGNPLVNALAVGVLRHEDLKLANASGAGNKVVLFGARTGGDGIGGASILASDTFADGGPTKRPAVQVGDPFAEKVLIECCLELYRDDLVEAIQDLGAAGISCATSELAANGGSGMRVDLENVLLRDPTLTPEEILMSESQERMMAIVAPEKLDAFLEVVGRWEVETSVLGEVTGDGRLQIFWHGEQIVDVDPSTVAVDGPVYERPVAYPTWIDALRDDSAAALQRPSEPDELREQFLALVASPNLADTSWITNQYDYYVLGNTALSFPDDAGMVRVDEESGLGFSIATDCNGRYCQLDPYQGAQLALAEAYRNVAVTGAKPVAVTDCLNFGSPENPEVMWQFGQAVDGLADGCLELGVPVTGGNVSFYNQTGDQPIFPTPVVGVLGIIDDVARRIPSGWQDAGENIYLLGVTANELSGSAWAQTVHNHLGGRPPAVDLGAERRLADLLHAGALQGLISSAHDLSSGGLAQALAECVMRFGVGARVWLNEIIERDGVDAASALFSESTGRVLVSVPREDDVKFRGLCEGRGYPVLRIGVTDAPGDGSGPSLEVQGLFTVSASELRDVSQATLPAAFGPTIAEPAL, from the coding sequence GTGAGCACCCCGAACACTCCCGCGCGAGCAGTCGCCGACACCGCCGCGCCGAGAGGCGCAGCAGCAGCCGACACCGTCGACAACGCCGTCGCGACGCCCGAGCGCGAGCAGCCGTACGGCGCTCTCGGCCTCAAGGATGACGAGTACGCCCAGATCCGCGAGATCCTCGGCCGTCGCCCCACGAGCGGCGAGCTCGCCATGTACTCGGTGATGTGGAGCGAGCACTGCTCCTACAAGTCCAGCAAGATCTACCTGCGCCGGTTCGGCCAGAAGGTCTCGGACGAGATGCGCGAGCGCCTCATGGTCGGCATGGGCCAGAACGCCGGCGTCGTCGACATCGGCGAGGGCTGGGCGGTGACCTTCAAGGTCGAGTCACACAACCACCCGAGCTACATCGAGCCCTTCCAGGGAGCTGCGACCGGGGTGGGCGGCATCGTCCGCGACATCATCTCGATGGGCGCGCGTCCCGTCGCCGTCATGGACCAGTTGCGCTTCGGCGCGATCGACAACCCCGACACCGCGCGCGTCGTGCACGGCGTCGTCAGCGGCATCTCGTTCTACGGCAACTGCCTGGGCCTTCCCAACATCGGCGGCGAGACCGTGTTCGACTCCGTCTACCAGGGCAACCCGCTCGTCAACGCCCTCGCCGTGGGCGTGCTGCGCCACGAAGACCTGAAGCTCGCGAACGCCTCGGGCGCCGGCAACAAGGTCGTGCTCTTCGGCGCGCGCACGGGCGGCGACGGCATCGGCGGAGCGTCCATCCTCGCCTCCGACACGTTCGCCGACGGCGGCCCGACCAAGCGCCCCGCCGTGCAGGTCGGCGACCCGTTCGCCGAGAAGGTGCTCATCGAGTGCTGCCTCGAGCTGTACCGCGACGACCTCGTCGAGGCCATCCAAGACCTCGGCGCCGCCGGCATCTCGTGCGCGACGAGCGAGCTTGCGGCCAACGGCGGCAGCGGGATGCGCGTCGACCTCGAGAACGTGCTGCTGCGCGACCCGACCCTGACTCCCGAAGAGATCCTGATGAGCGAGTCTCAGGAACGGATGATGGCCATCGTCGCTCCCGAGAAGCTCGACGCCTTCCTCGAGGTCGTCGGCCGGTGGGAGGTCGAGACGAGCGTGCTCGGCGAGGTCACCGGCGACGGACGCCTGCAGATCTTCTGGCACGGCGAGCAGATCGTGGATGTCGACCCCTCGACGGTCGCGGTCGACGGCCCCGTCTACGAGCGGCCCGTCGCCTACCCGACCTGGATCGACGCCCTCCGCGACGACTCAGCCGCAGCGCTGCAGCGCCCCAGCGAGCCGGACGAGCTGCGCGAGCAGTTCCTCGCCCTGGTCGCAAGCCCCAACCTCGCCGACACGTCCTGGATCACCAACCAGTACGACTACTACGTGCTCGGCAACACCGCTCTCTCGTTCCCCGACGACGCCGGCATGGTGCGCGTCGATGAGGAGTCGGGTCTCGGATTCTCGATCGCGACCGACTGCAACGGCCGCTACTGCCAGCTCGACCCGTACCAGGGCGCGCAGTTGGCCCTGGCCGAGGCCTACCGGAACGTCGCCGTGACGGGCGCCAAGCCGGTCGCCGTGACGGACTGCCTGAACTTCGGCAGCCCGGAGAACCCCGAGGTCATGTGGCAGTTCGGGCAGGCCGTGGATGGCCTCGCCGACGGATGCCTCGAGCTCGGCGTCCCCGTCACCGGCGGCAACGTGTCGTTCTACAACCAGACCGGCGACCAGCCGATCTTCCCCACGCCCGTCGTCGGCGTGCTCGGCATCATCGATGACGTCGCCCGTCGCATCCCGTCGGGCTGGCAGGATGCCGGCGAGAACATCTACCTCCTGGGCGTGACAGCCAATGAGCTCAGCGGCTCGGCGTGGGCGCAGACGGTGCACAATCACCTCGGTGGCCGCCCGCCGGCTGTCGACCTGGGCGCCGAGCGGCGCCTGGCAGACCTCCTTCACGCGGGCGCACTGCAGGGGCTCATCTCCAGCGCGCACGACCTCTCCAGTGGCGGACTCGCGCAGGCCCTCGCCGAGTGCGTCATGCGCTTCGGTGTCGGGGCGCGCGTCTGGCTGAACGAGATCATCGAGCGCGACGGCGTGGATGCGGCATCCGCCCTCTTCTCGGAGTCCACCGGCCGCGTGCTGGTCTCGGTCCCCCGCGAGGATGACGTCAAGTTCCGCGGTCTGTGCGAGGGCCGTGGCTACCCGGTGCTGCGCATCGGCGTGACCGACGCCCCCGGCGACGGCAGCGGCCCGAGCCTCGAGGTGCAGGGGCTGTTCACCGTGTCGGCATCCGAGCTGCGCGACGTGTCGCAGGCGACGTTGCCAGCCGCGTTCGGGCCGACGATCGCCGAACCCGCCCTCTAG
- a CDS encoding PadR family transcriptional regulator, producing the protein MSVRQSLLAILAQGPCYGYQLRSEFERRTGSSTSLNVGQIYSTLERLERDGFVSRGEVDKDGHTYWEITDAGRAEAAAWLASPVSRSLGTRDELAIKLALAATLPGVDVIDLIRAQRRTSMAHLESLRRATFRGDTGGGPEELAWALVTESTVFAAEAEVRWLDHVEDQLIAHPARTMALEIETRRPKRGRPVSSRPAPVAP; encoded by the coding sequence ATGTCGGTGAGACAGAGCCTGTTGGCGATCCTGGCCCAGGGGCCGTGCTACGGCTACCAGCTGCGGTCGGAGTTCGAGCGTCGCACCGGCTCGAGTACATCCCTCAACGTCGGCCAGATCTACAGCACCCTCGAGCGGCTTGAGCGCGACGGCTTCGTATCGCGGGGCGAGGTCGACAAGGACGGCCACACCTACTGGGAGATCACGGATGCCGGCCGGGCCGAGGCTGCCGCGTGGCTGGCGTCGCCGGTCAGCCGTAGCCTCGGGACGCGGGATGAGCTCGCGATCAAGCTCGCCCTGGCCGCGACGCTGCCGGGCGTGGACGTCATCGACCTCATCCGCGCGCAGCGGCGAACGTCGATGGCGCATCTCGAATCCCTGCGCCGTGCAACCTTCCGCGGCGACACTGGCGGCGGTCCCGAAGAACTCGCCTGGGCACTGGTCACCGAGTCGACGGTCTTCGCCGCCGAGGCGGAGGTGCGGTGGCTCGATCATGTCGAGGACCAGCTGATCGCCCATCCGGCCCGGACGATGGCGCTCGAGATCGAGACGCGGCGGCCCAAGCGGGGGCGGCCCGTCTCCTCGCGGCCGGCGCCGGTAGCCCCCTGA
- a CDS encoding PadR family transcriptional regulator, protein MGKQMTEMLKGTLEGIVLALLAVGPAYGYEITARLRERGFTDIAEGTIYALLVRIEQRGLVDVEKVPSEKGPPRKVYSLNDRGRDDLEEFWRTWSFLSERLDQLHTTEDHTEGSD, encoded by the coding sequence ATGGGCAAGCAGATGACCGAGATGCTCAAGGGCACGCTCGAGGGCATCGTTCTCGCACTTCTCGCCGTCGGGCCGGCGTACGGATACGAGATCACGGCGCGGCTGCGCGAGCGCGGCTTCACCGACATCGCGGAGGGCACGATCTACGCACTGCTGGTGCGGATCGAGCAGCGCGGGCTCGTGGATGTCGAGAAGGTGCCGTCCGAGAAGGGACCTCCCCGCAAGGTGTACTCCCTCAACGATCGCGGGCGCGACGACCTCGAGGAGTTCTGGCGCACCTGGAGCTTCCTCTCGGAACGCCTCGATCAGCTCCACACCACCGAGGACCACACCGAAGGGAGCGACTAA
- a CDS encoding ABC transporter ATP-binding protein, with the protein MTAATAAPASAIRVSGLTKSFGPLDVLRGVDLDVPTGSIVALLGSNGAGKTTLVRILATLTHQDAGAAVVAGADVTADPARVRETISLTGQFTAVDDVLTGRENLALVARLRHLPDPRGIADALLARFGLTDAGTRPAGTYSGGMKRRLDIAMSLIGNPPVIFLDEPTTGLDPQARIEVWDAVRELAAGGTTVLLTTQYLDEAEHLADRIAILHEGRIIADGTLAELKALLPPATVEYVEKQPTLEEVFLAIVGTPAGARAGATDADTPAPEEAK; encoded by the coding sequence ATGACCGCCGCAACAGCTGCCCCGGCATCCGCGATTCGCGTCTCGGGCCTCACGAAGTCCTTCGGCCCACTCGACGTGCTCCGCGGCGTCGACCTCGACGTGCCGACCGGGTCGATCGTCGCTCTGCTCGGCTCCAACGGCGCGGGCAAGACGACGCTCGTGCGGATCCTCGCGACCCTCACGCACCAGGATGCCGGCGCCGCCGTGGTCGCGGGCGCCGATGTCACCGCCGATCCCGCCCGGGTGCGCGAGACGATCAGCCTCACCGGACAGTTCACCGCTGTCGACGATGTGTTGACCGGTCGCGAGAATCTGGCGCTCGTGGCGCGGCTGCGTCACCTCCCCGATCCGCGGGGGATCGCCGATGCGTTGCTGGCCCGTTTCGGATTGACGGATGCCGGAACTCGCCCCGCTGGCACCTACTCGGGCGGCATGAAACGGCGCCTCGACATCGCGATGAGTCTGATCGGCAACCCGCCGGTGATCTTCCTCGACGAACCCACCACGGGCCTCGATCCCCAGGCGCGGATCGAGGTGTGGGATGCGGTGCGTGAGCTCGCCGCCGGCGGAACCACTGTCTTGTTGACGACCCAGTACCTCGACGAGGCCGAGCACCTCGCCGACCGGATCGCGATCCTGCACGAGGGACGGATCATCGCCGACGGCACGCTCGCAGAACTCAAGGCACTTCTTCCGCCCGCCACCGTCGAGTACGTCGAGAAGCAGCCGACGCTCGAAGAGGTGTTCCTCGCCATCGTCGGCACACCCGCAGGCGCCCGCGCAGGCGCAACGGATGCCGACACCCCCGCGCCCGAGGAGGCGAAATGA
- a CDS encoding TerC family protein, protein MDFSFAFTPDLIAVFVTLFVLEIVLGVDNVIFISILASKLPKEQQARARNLGLTLAMLIRVGLVFAAGWIISLTEPVVSLWGIDFSWKDFILIAGGLFLVYKAVTEIHHKLEGAEEEHGEGAGGRTGVTFGSVIAQILLLDIVFSLDSVITAVGMTSNMVIIITVVVLSFGIMLFASRFIFAFVNAHPTVKMLALSFLLLIGVFLIAEGFHIKIDKAFIYGPMAFAIFVEALNLTYSSRKAKREQKKRQAVQLRPQYPDVDESVAVGAALSTDPASGSVGLSRKPVAGDGDAGSAPHREGLG, encoded by the coding sequence GTGGACTTCTCCTTCGCCTTCACCCCCGATCTGATCGCGGTCTTCGTCACGCTCTTCGTGCTCGAGATCGTGCTGGGCGTCGACAACGTCATCTTCATCTCGATCCTTGCCTCCAAGCTTCCGAAAGAGCAGCAGGCCCGGGCGCGCAACCTCGGCCTGACCCTGGCCATGCTCATCCGCGTCGGCCTGGTCTTCGCGGCGGGCTGGATCATCAGCCTCACCGAACCGGTCGTGTCGCTGTGGGGGATCGACTTCTCGTGGAAAGACTTCATCCTCATCGCGGGTGGGCTCTTCCTGGTCTACAAGGCCGTCACCGAGATCCACCACAAGCTCGAAGGTGCCGAGGAGGAGCACGGTGAGGGCGCGGGTGGCCGCACGGGAGTGACCTTCGGGTCGGTGATCGCACAGATCCTGTTGCTGGACATCGTCTTCTCGCTCGACTCGGTCATCACGGCAGTCGGGATGACCTCGAACATGGTCATCATCATCACGGTCGTGGTGCTCTCGTTCGGCATCATGCTGTTCGCCTCGCGCTTCATTTTCGCCTTCGTCAACGCGCACCCGACCGTGAAGATGCTGGCGCTGTCGTTCCTCCTGCTGATCGGCGTTTTCCTCATCGCCGAGGGCTTTCACATCAAGATCGACAAGGCCTTCATCTATGGCCCGATGGCCTTCGCGATCTTCGTCGAGGCGCTGAACCTCACGTACTCGTCACGTAAGGCCAAGCGGGAGCAGAAGAAGCGCCAGGCCGTGCAGCTGCGGCCCCAGTACCCGGACGTCGACGAGTCGGTCGCCGTTGGCGCCGCGCTGTCGACGGACCCGGCATCCGGCTCGGTCGGCCTGTCGCGCAAGCCCGTGGCCGGGGACGGCGACGCCGGTTCCGCGCCGCACCGGGAGGGTCTGGGCTGA
- a CDS encoding DUF4395 domain-containing protein → MAPPAADRTDRPVIGEWVDGIDIPVINERAVRASAGILFLLGFAAWLSGVITGDLQWMRAFGILFAAEMFLRLFVGTRFTPTHLLGTLITRPQRPEWVDAAPKQFAWGLGFVMALLGCLSLGWLGLPAVIAQTICAGCLLLLFAESAFGICVGCELARRFGRHKPQLCAGDTCTYTPPARGERHSIE, encoded by the coding sequence ATGGCTCCACCCGCTGCTGACCGCACCGACCGCCCCGTCATCGGCGAGTGGGTCGACGGCATAGACATCCCGGTCATCAATGAGCGCGCCGTGCGCGCCTCGGCCGGCATCCTGTTCCTGCTCGGTTTCGCCGCGTGGCTGTCGGGCGTGATCACCGGTGACCTGCAGTGGATGCGGGCATTCGGCATCCTGTTCGCCGCCGAGATGTTCCTGCGCCTGTTCGTCGGAACCCGCTTTACCCCGACCCACCTGCTCGGAACCCTCATCACCCGTCCGCAGCGACCCGAATGGGTGGATGCCGCACCGAAGCAGTTCGCATGGGGACTCGGCTTCGTCATGGCGCTTCTCGGGTGCCTGTCTCTCGGATGGCTCGGTCTCCCGGCGGTGATCGCGCAGACCATCTGCGCCGGATGCCTGCTGCTGTTGTTCGCGGAGTCGGCCTTCGGCATCTGCGTCGGGTGCGAGCTCGCGCGCCGATTCGGGAGGCACAAGCCCCAGCTGTGCGCCGGCGACACCTGCACCTACACACCCCCGGCACGCGGCGAGCGCCACTCGATCGAGTGA
- a CDS encoding ArsR/SmtB family transcription factor: MVVQKDLTDDEIDRLFHALAAATRRDILRRTIESEHSVSALAGDYDMSFAAVQKHVAVLEEAGLIIKRAEGRERLVRADPTMIARARALLARYEDLWRARIRRLDDLLAEPAGPPTSATTKGN, encoded by the coding sequence ATGGTTGTACAAAAGGACCTCACCGATGACGAGATCGACCGCCTGTTCCATGCGCTCGCGGCCGCGACGCGACGCGACATCCTGCGGCGGACGATCGAGTCAGAGCACTCCGTGTCGGCGCTCGCGGGCGACTACGACATGTCGTTCGCCGCGGTGCAAAAGCACGTCGCCGTCCTCGAAGAGGCCGGCCTCATCATCAAACGGGCGGAGGGGCGCGAGCGTCTGGTTCGCGCCGATCCGACCATGATCGCCCGGGCTCGCGCGCTTCTTGCACGATACGAAGACCTCTGGCGCGCCCGCATCCGACGGCTCGATGATCTCCTCGCCGAGCCAGCCGGACCCCCGACATCCGCCACCACGAAAGGGAACTGA
- a CDS encoding DsbA family protein has product MFGSPRHRVVGCLALLPVVAVAAVACAPAAATSPTPASMDPVAGIVVGDGAVDIQLWSDPSCPHCMSLDEAIGDQLADFVSDGTVTWTLHPMTYVSAKRGDTTDYSTRAAALLFGLAAAGETDAIAPLYGLIQRHQVTAEHSPSDEELLGYAADAGATSDLSTAITDDASLASAANDAWLGAPIPGTDQVVDHVPLLVIDGTVFEVHEDGTDAARFAAAVAEAASD; this is encoded by the coding sequence GTGTTCGGTTCGCCTCGGCACCGCGTCGTCGGATGCCTCGCCCTCCTCCCCGTCGTCGCGGTCGCCGCCGTCGCGTGCGCGCCCGCAGCAGCGACGTCGCCCACGCCCGCATCCATGGACCCGGTCGCGGGAATCGTCGTCGGCGACGGCGCGGTCGACATCCAGCTGTGGAGCGACCCGTCATGCCCGCACTGCATGAGCCTCGACGAGGCGATCGGCGACCAGCTGGCGGACTTCGTCTCCGACGGCACGGTGACGTGGACGCTGCATCCGATGACGTACGTGAGCGCCAAGCGCGGCGATACGACCGACTACTCGACTCGCGCCGCCGCGCTTCTCTTTGGGCTGGCAGCTGCCGGCGAGACCGATGCCATCGCGCCGCTGTACGGTCTGATCCAGCGGCACCAGGTCACCGCCGAACACTCGCCGAGCGACGAGGAACTCCTCGGCTACGCGGCAGACGCCGGCGCGACATCCGATCTCTCGACGGCGATCACCGACGACGCGAGCCTGGCCAGCGCGGCAAACGACGCCTGGCTGGGCGCGCCCATCCCCGGCACCGATCAGGTGGTCGACCACGTCCCGCTGCTGGTCATTGACGGCACCGTATTCGAGGTGCACGAAGACGGCACGGATGCCGCGCGCTTCGCCGCTGCGGTAGCCGAAGCCGCCTCGGACTGA
- a CDS encoding DUF1048 domain-containing protein, with product MAAKWIELVTGSLDDKRRWRAYKERVKQLPAPYRTAVDGIERYLMYVGGTADGGPLMLAMVDDLADLFERAAVDGTPVREIVGDDPVAFVEDFKANYGLGSWITKEQRRLIDAIAEAEAAASTGAGDTP from the coding sequence ATGGCCGCGAAGTGGATCGAGCTCGTGACGGGCTCACTGGATGACAAGCGCCGCTGGCGCGCGTACAAGGAACGCGTGAAGCAGTTGCCGGCCCCGTATCGCACGGCAGTCGACGGCATCGAGCGCTATCTGATGTACGTCGGAGGAACGGCCGACGGCGGGCCCCTAATGCTCGCAATGGTCGACGACCTTGCCGACCTCTTCGAGCGCGCCGCCGTCGACGGAACGCCCGTGCGCGAGATCGTCGGCGACGACCCGGTCGCCTTCGTCGAGGACTTCAAAGCGAACTACGGACTCGGATCGTGGATCACGAAGGAACAGCGACGGCTCATCGACGCGATCGCCGAGGCAGAAGCTGCCGCCTCCACCGGCGCGGGGGATACGCCATGA
- a CDS encoding SRPBCC family protein, with the protein MPVTSVTTDPEALTMTLVGDFAAPVERLWRAFTEPAQLERFWGPPGWPATFTAFDLTPGGRAQYQMTSPQGEVSRGGWEFIAVDEPRRFEVLDSFLNGDGEVLEGTPTMRVEFLFEGTAEGSRLTNITYFDSLDALEQIVEFGAVEGSTLAINQLDAVLQGLREHAQGTGTRTEILSDTHVRITRLIDGPRELVWRAHTEPELMKKWLLGPDGWRMTVCEIDPTVGGRYQYEWTPDDGVEGEAFGFDGETLVSEAPKRAVTTEHMTGTDFPPTLNDLSLYEEDGATLITVLIEYPDKDTRDMVLATGMTDGMETSYARLERELLPA; encoded by the coding sequence ATGCCCGTCACCTCTGTCACCACCGATCCGGAAGCGCTCACGATGACGCTCGTGGGCGACTTCGCCGCGCCCGTCGAGAGGCTCTGGCGCGCGTTCACCGAGCCCGCGCAGCTGGAGCGGTTCTGGGGGCCGCCCGGCTGGCCCGCGACCTTCACCGCGTTCGACCTCACTCCGGGTGGACGGGCGCAGTACCAGATGACCAGCCCGCAGGGCGAGGTCTCGCGGGGCGGCTGGGAGTTCATCGCCGTTGACGAACCACGGCGGTTCGAGGTGCTCGACTCGTTCCTCAACGGCGACGGAGAGGTGCTCGAGGGCACCCCCACGATGCGCGTCGAGTTCCTCTTCGAGGGCACCGCTGAGGGCTCGCGGCTCACGAACATCACCTACTTCGATTCTCTCGATGCGCTCGAGCAGATCGTCGAGTTCGGTGCCGTTGAGGGCTCGACGCTCGCGATCAACCAGCTCGACGCCGTGCTGCAGGGCCTGCGCGAGCACGCACAGGGCACGGGCACGCGGACCGAGATTCTCAGCGACACCCATGTGCGGATCACCCGGCTGATCGACGGACCGCGCGAGCTCGTCTGGCGCGCCCACACCGAGCCCGAGCTGATGAAGAAGTGGCTGCTCGGTCCCGACGGATGGCGAATGACGGTGTGCGAGATCGACCCCACCGTCGGTGGTCGCTACCAGTACGAGTGGACGCCCGACGACGGTGTCGAGGGTGAGGCATTCGGGTTCGATGGCGAGACGTTGGTGAGCGAGGCTCCGAAGCGCGCGGTCACGACCGAGCACATGACCGGCACCGACTTCCCGCCGACGCTCAACGACCTCTCGCTCTATGAAGAGGACGGCGCGACGCTCATCACGGTGCTCATCGAGTATCCCGACAAGGACACCCGCGACATGGTTCTCGCCACCGGCATGACTGACGGCATGGAAACCAGCTACGCCCGCCTCGAGAGGGAGCTTTTGCCGGCCTGA